The DNA sequence AGGGACTTAACTTTTCTGTAGTGGTTTTGTTTTGGATGAACAGTTAAAGCAGAAATCACTGGAGCTTCAAATTGCTGATTTGAAGACTAAGCAGCATGAAGAGAAATTACTCCAGGAAGAGTCCCAGATGAAATTATATGCTGAACAGGTGTCACAGTTACTATCAACTGAAAAGAATTTGCGCTTACAGTTGACGGCTGATGGGGAGAAATTCCAACAGTTTCAGGTTATGTTCTTTTGTCTTACGCATTGCTTTTACCCATTATTATGAAACTTTGTCACCAGAACTGGATGAGTTATTGCTTGGTTAGAGGCTTTCAATGTTTCTCTGCAGAATTCTCAGAGTACAAAACTATGTTGGTCCATTTGCCCTGTAGGCTCTAGGCATGTTAGTTATGGGGTATGTTAGTAGGTTGAGTCTCACGTGTATACACTTATAGACATTTGGTTGTTGCACACATAATATGTTATGCAATATtatgaaacaaagaaaagacCTTACCTTGGTTTTTGATGGATATATTATTAACTTGTGCATTTCATGACATGATACAATTAGTGTCTTTAATTTACTTGGAATTATAAGTCCAAGTAGTTAACAGGTGAGATGTAGGCAAAAATGTGGTAACTTTCAAGTCTCCTTGGACTGTTTAAATCATTAAATGTGCTTAGACTTTGGGTTTTCTTCCAATGTATGCGTTCATTAGACACTTTTGAAGAAAGGCATCCTGCTCTTGTGTGCTCAATTTGGAAATCTTGAGCACTCTTCTTTCAAAATGGATCCTTAAGATACATGGCAGAGCACCTTACGAGTGCTGAATGTTTGTGTTATCAGCGTACAAATCTACCTGGTCTTAACTGATAAATATTTATCGTGCAGGACGCATTGTTGAAAAGCAATGAAGTTTTTGAGACATTTAAACAGGAGATTGAAAAGGTGacatattcattcaaattacATTTCGTTTAGACACACTTTCACTGCTTTCTCCTGTGCAGCATAACTTGCGTTATATAGTCGTCTTCAACTAAACTACCTTTCTGTTTGTTACATGTGCAAAACCTTAGATGGCAAAGTCCATCAAGGAACTCAAGAAGGAAAACTTATTCTTGAAGAGCAAATGTGAGAAAACAGATGTCACTCTTATAGAACTTGTAGACGAGGTATAGTTTGCTTGCACTTTGTTTTTCTTACTCTTATAGAACTTGTAGACGAGGTATAGTTTGCTTgcactttgtttttctttctttgcatTAGTCATCAATCAACAGTAAACATCAAACCGTTCTGATGCTTTATTAAGAAACAGTGCAGATGAGGTATAACACTGATTTTCTGTTGGTCTGAGCAGCGTGAACGGTTGAAGAAACAGTTGGTGAAAACAAAGAACCAGAAAGAAATGCTTGAATCATTGTGCAGGTCACTTCAAGCAGAAAGGAAACAGAACTCCACTGGGAGCAACAACTCCGATTCTGTTCCATCTTGAACACCGCTCTACTCAACTGTGTAACTTAAGAACTGATTTTGATGACCACCATTACAAATGTTACCCCGTGTACTATTTTTTGCTATGACTTGTTTTTCAAGAAACGGGAAGAAGAGACGTGTGATATTGCGATGAGTGTAATTCATACTCGTTTATTTTgcaatatttgtattattttgctTCACTAGATTGTATCCTCTCAATGTTTAACTCGCAAAATCgagatttgtttttgttcattTACTCCCCGTTTATTTCAGAAGATTCGTGCTTTTACTTTGTTTTCGTATTTGTACTTTTCGGTTGTAACTCTTTCCGTATGCATTTTCTTGCACGGTAGAAGCTCTCCATATCCTACCCTTGCTGGATGGATGTTATTATCGTCCATGATCCATAAACATGATTAACAAATAATTTGAATTCGTGGTAAACCATCCGGCAAATTTTAGTTTATGGCATGTTAGGGACTTCTTGATGGTCAAAAGTGCTTTCATACAACCATAAGTGCTTGCAGTTCTGTTTGGCAGAAAAGTTTAGAAGTACTAATGCGTAGCAGAAGGCTTTTCAAAGACGGTTTCTCTCCATAAGACACGTTCAAGTgcttttttaaattaaacactAACCGAAAGGGTAGGATTTAGAGACTGCATGATTCCACTGTCACTCATGCTATAAGCTATAGAATGTTCACGGACAGGATTGGGACAATTAAGTAATGCAGTCCTAAGAGTATGGATGAACCGAGAACATTGTCGCATTGTATTACTACTCTACgtgttataaattataatatagTTTGACGATTtaattgatatttttcaatttaaccCCCGACACCAAATCattgtataaaaatatgatcatGTCCGTTGCACATCTGTCGGAGAATGATCAGGAAAAACCGTTTCTTGTTTCACTCTCTGAGCAAATAAACAATGAACCCTATGGCCGTGGCGACAACCCAATGCCAAAAGATGGAAGACCAAAAGCCACAACAAGGCAATAACAATGTCGTCAATGGGCGTTTGCTGGAGACCAAGGGAGCAAATATTCCACTGTGGCTCCTGAAAACTCCCCCGCGCGTCTCTCGCTGTCTGAAACCTGATTTCTCAGACGCCGCCGCCGCCTCCGCTTCTGATCAGCAGCAGTCTTCTCCCCCTGTGGCCAAGGTGGTTTTCTGTTTGGACCCTATCACCAAGACAACAGAggtactttcttcttcttcttcttcttctttatatatatatatatatatatatatatatatacacacatgttCTTCACTCATTCACATTGAATTGTCATCGTTTTTGCGTTTTGGGTTTTGAGTTCTTCCTTTTTTGTGCATGCATTGTCGTTTCGGGCCGTgacctttgtttttcttttgcattCTGTTGTTTCTTAACATTTTTCCTTTGATCGTGTGGATTTCTCTGTTTTTGATTGTCAGATGTGGGTTCAATAGGTTTAAGCTATTCTATGCACGCTAGTTTGAAGTCCCTGCCCGCAATTTAGATTAGTTTTAAAGTAGGACATTGAAAATTGTGCTACTTAATTTTGCGCAGTTTTTGGTTAAGTTCTTAATGTTTATAATGCCACTAATCTTCGCATATACATCCTTGTTTGTTGCCTTCCTTGCAGATGTTCTTCCTCTATGCACTAATGCACACAAGTTCGAATTCCCCTCCCCCACattttagattagtttaaagtagaatatcgAAAATTTTCCGCTTAATTTTGTGAAGTTTTGGGTTATAGTCTTCATGTTTATAATGCCACTCATCTGTGCATACATGCATCCTTGTTTTGCTGCCCTTCCTCGTTCACCAAGTTGTTTAAATGACTCTCAGTTCACCATGGAACTGGCGGCCACGGAATCTGAAAATGTACCCGAGTGTTACGCTTTGGATATGACTAGAAACTTGATGCCAATGTCTGTATTTGCTGAGTCATCACAAGGTAAGCATTCCCTCTTTCCCCCGTGGCTTTTTTGATACTGAAATGCAATCGGCTTGATGTTATGATGCCGCTGTTCATGTTGGATATCCACTTTGATTTGACATTGTTCTGCTGAGAGATACATTGCAGAGTTTTCGGctcgttgttttttttttttttttttctgactgCTAACATGGTAAATGGTACTTCCAACAGATTGTTGCTGCGTAAACTGGTTTTGTGTTGGGAGGGAAAGCAAGTTTTTGGGCcattaagaaatgaaaatacCCGAGTTTATGGTTCGGGTTCTTAAATTCGAATGTATTCATCCTCAAAGAACAGTTTAATATCACGTATTTACAgaactttttcttcttcgttTGAAGTATGCAAGTTATTCCATTGGAAATACATGCTTTGAGGGATTAATACTCAAATCAGAAACAATGTGTTAAAAATTGTGAAGATTATATTTCCTTCGGCACAGCCACAAGCACTTCTTAACTTAGCTGTCAGTGTGGTGATCTTAACTGAGTGTCGAAATTATATATCATCGTAGGGACTTTATCCGTGGAGGGCTTCATATTGGACAAACTTGACATGAAACCCCATAACGAGAACCTTGAGAACTATGGGAAACTTTGCCGCGAACGGACCAAAAAATCTATGAAGAGTAGAAAGATCCAGGTACCCCGAACTACTTCATATATTTTTTCTCATGCTCTATTTGGGTTATCTAATACTCTATTCCAGTAATATATCCACTAATTTGTCcgtttttcaaatttcaggTGATGAACAATGACAATGGGGCTCATATGAGACCCAGGCCTGGGATGATGATCGGTTTTGTGTCTCCTGGACCCAGCGTGCGTATAGCTACCCTCCTTTTCTGCACTATTTTCTCGAGTGAGATTAGTCCTTGCTTCCCTTAATGCACTCACATCATTCCGCTCCGCATTTGTATGTCAGAATATAAGTTCACCATTGACTATCCACCATTGTGTTAAGCATAAGTAGAACCTGTCTTTCATataggagaaaaagaaaatgccaACGAAGGGGTCAGACATGAAAAGAACAAGGAAGGACCGCGGAGAAATGGAGGATATTATGTTTAATCTCTTTGAACAGAAACCAAACCGCACGTTAAGGCAACTGATCCAAGAGACAAACCAACCAGAAGTATGTTATGTTTTCTGCTTATTTTCTTTCTGATTGCCTTATAATATCTGGTTTACAGTACTATCATAATCTTTCCGTTTCCAAATCAATGTAagatctttccatttccaagtTTCTGCTACATAGCACGAAATTTAGGCAACGCATTTTGATGCGAAAAGCATAGTTTAAAGGCAGCTACATAAGAAACTGTATCCTACATTATGTCATACAAACGCTACTCTCGGTTAGATATCTTATACCAGGAAGTCTAGAATTTTTGCATCGCCGGAAATACATGGGAGTGGCATTAACGCTGAAAGGTAAAACAGACCAAACCCAAGACTCCATTCTTTTGAACTTGTAACACCAATGAGGGTGATGATCTTGATTAACTGTGAGCCTTTTTTTTATCATCATTATGCTGGTACTTTAGGAAAATCCACCGTTCTTATGAATCGATGATTTGACACTGAACTTGTTTTTGGCAGCAATTTTTGAAAGACATACTCAAGGACATCTGTGTGTACAACAACAGGGGAGCTAATCAAGGGACGTATGAGCTGAAACCGGAATACAGGAAATCCGTCGAGGAGCAAACTCCCGATTAGGTTGTATGATATAGATTTAGTCCCTTTTCCGGGCAGATACCTCTCTTAAGTGATCATTCCTAGTTTTGTTTCTTCTTATACAACTGACTTGACTCTTCCTTTTTAGCAGAACCTGAATGTGTTCTTCAGCTTTCGGTATGAGCTAgccgaaaaatatgaaaaaagcaGTGTACGTTTTCAGCCTCAAATTGACTAAAATTCAGTATAAAATGGTTAATAATTGGGGATTTTAGTGAAGATATTTATTTTGGTCCTTGGGCTAAAGTCTAACTGCCCAAATAATACAATCTGTGACAAagtcaatatttttatttttattttacgtCAGCCATGACGTGGGTTTTAGGGGTGTACATAACTAAAGGTCTAAAGCAAGCCTGCCATCATATTAATGAGATTATCAGTCTTCCAATTTTCACTCATCCGATAAGATGTGGTTTATTATAACGCTTGAATTAATAACAATACATgatgttttaattataaatgaaattttttagcCAAATGCGCAATAGTTTTGATACTCTTGACAAATAAATTTCTCAAAACTCCAATTTTAGTACAAATAACCCTTCAAACATCATTTtgaaagaataatttttttacaaatcaCTTATCGTTTATGAGAAATTCGTCTCTTTTTGTTGGTTAGAAACGCTTATCATTTTAATCTATTTATACCGCTATTCTCAAACTTtggttataaatttttttgtataaaaagaaaactcaaaGACTCAAATTATTGCGTGTAGCAGTAACAATCCATCAGTGAAATATATAGTTTGACTCGAAATTATTCCTCActaaaaataaacaacaaaggaGACCACTAATTTACTTtaataatgtattttaaaaatcaaaattatcaaCTCAACTACTAGTACTACTTAGTGGtcgataataataataatttaacctCCAAATAAAACTAATCGAAACATGACTTGCCAAATTAAAAATGTGAAACATATCTCCTAGTAATTGCTTTACCCACCAACGCCCACTCTACCACTCATGAATCATCCCTTCCatgagaaaaatatattatacattttccttatttttcaaaataattgaGGGCCCTTtttattccctttttttttttttttttttttttgctcaaacgatattatttacactaaggagatAGGGTGGACctagtctcacaatgagctaacaataatgtgattcaaattcgtctttggcgagaattgaacctaagatttctcacttacaagtgaagaggaataacactagactgtagtactaagtgataaTTGAGGGATTATTTGAAAgcgtatttaaaaataatatttttaaattttaaaagcacataaaatattttttgtaagAAGCACTAGTTATTTTATGTGACGTCAATTCTTTCAtaagattcacttgcattttactaagaattggctTCAAAAACATTTCACTAAAAACAATTTTAGATAtttcaaaagcacttccaaatgagTGTTTAGATAacgaaaaattaataaattaagcccaccacaaaaacaaacataaacCGAAAAAGCACGTGGTGCACACACCAAGAGCGACTTGGACCGGGGTGGGCCCCGCACCCCAAAAGTTGGAAACGTTCAGCAAGCCGCCACGTCAGATATGGGACCAAAATGCGGCAGGCCCCGTTCACGTTCCTAAACCCCAAAGACTCGAAAGTAGAAAGCGTGTGCTCACCAGACGACGTCGTCTTCATCCTCTCTCaagccctttctctctctacaaaacccaaaacgaAAGTCAATATTTTCAGTTCGACCAAACACACCGATACCTTTCCTctccgtcttcttcttcttcctcctcctcctttagCATTCTCGCTGTCATCGGATTTTTGCCCCTCCGAAAAACCTTTCTCAAGGTACGATTTCTCTCTCCTCGCTTTTGGGTTCTTGTAATTTCGTGTAATTTTCTGGTTTCTAATTTGCGGTTTCGTGAATCGTGATTGTAATTCTCTGAAGTTTCTGCATTTCTTGGCTTTAATGATTCTTGGATTCGTAATCTTGCTTGAATTTGTGCTGCGATTGATGTGTTTTGGTGGATTCTTGGGATTCTGGGTTTTGAAATGAGTTGGGTAATGTGTCGATGATGTCGATGCTCGATTTCTGGGTCAATTTATTTTCTTGGGGAATTGAATCTTGAGAATTTCGAGTTTGGTGTCGGATTTGAGTTCATGAACGGTCTGGGTTAACGGGTTTTAAACATTATAGTAGTCTAATAGCtgattaaattataatttacaTTAATGGTTTTTTGTGAATTAATCAAGACCATAATTTGATGACAACTTTCTTGAAGTTCTTGTGTCTGAGTAAAATCTATTTGTTTTGGGGCTTTTGGCGGTAGGTTGGTTTAGAACTTTAAGAAATCTTTAATTTTCGACTGGGTTATTTTGCAACAACTGATGCTTTCGATGGTTCTTTAATCGTTTGGTTCGACCCGGATTTGATTTTCTTATATGCAAGAGAGAGGATCGATGTCTGATTTCAGACATGTTGATATTTTTGGTGTTTGTGAGCTCATGGTTTTGTGGCGGAGTTACTGATTATTCATTGTTCCTCTGTGCGCAGGTTAATTTTTTGGACATTAGAGATGGATtcctttttcaatttcaaagctCCAAGTGACGATTGTGTGCCGTCTGAGCTAGACATTCTCAAATGCCCATTTTTGAGAAACATTAATGAGCCCACCAATTTTTCCTTCGCCTCATCCTTGGCGTTCCCAGTGCCCGTAAGTTATCCTTTTTCCGATTTGAATCTACTATTGTTGCCTGGTACTAGACTTAATTGAAATTGCGGCATTTTCCTGACAttgctttcttcttttcctgATCAGGGACGTGGAGCCAAAGGTCCAATTTTTGAAGATGGTCCCAATTTTGACATGGCGTTTCGGCTTTTCCATGGGAGTGACGGAGTTGTCCCGCTTTCTGGAGGATCATATGTGCATTCTGACATAGTTGAGCCTCAACCAGCCCCACCTGTGTTTAATCCATTAGCTGCAAGGGCAGCTGCGATCAGTCTCTCATCCTTTGGTGCTGGAGGGCCATTCAGTTTCGATGCATTCCATAAGAAATGGAAGAACCAGCAAAAGAAATCTAATTCCTCGAAGAAGGATTCTACTTCAAAGGTAAATTGACGGTTGCTTCCAAGTACTAATTTCCCAGCGTATTGAGTAATTGAAACTGCCTgtgattttgttggttttttcgTATTTTGTGTCATTGAACAAATTTCTAATAATGGTTGAAATTTGATGTTTCAGGGAGGAAATTCTAATCACGAGGCAGTGAGCAATGAGTGGCTGCAATCCGGAAGCTGTCCGATCGCAAAGTCATACCGTGCTGTTAGCGGTGTCATTCCACTAGTCGCAAAGGCTTTTCAGCCCCCTCCAGGCATGAAAATCAAGTGCCCGCCTGCAATAGTTGCTGCCCGAGCAGCCCTGTCGCGAACTGCATTTGCAAAGAACCTCCGCCCGCAACCCCTTCCTGCAAAAGTACTTGTGATTGGAGCAATGGGCATGGCAGCCAATGTTCCTTTAGGTATATGGAGAGAGCACACCCAGAAATTCTCACTATCTTGGTTCGCGGCTGTGCATGCAGCTGTCCCATTCATAGCCGTACTCCGGAAGTCTGTGCTGATGCCTAAATCAGCCATGGCGTTTACCATTGCCGCATCAGTACTTGGACAGGTCATTGGCTCCAGAGCAGAAAGGTACCGTCTGAAAGCAGTGGCTTCTAAAAAATTACCTCTGACTGAAACCTCCGCTGGTGGTGCGACAAGCGAGTTACAGGTGCTCCAGGTGAAAACCGGTCACTGCAATGCAATTGAGGAGTGGAATTCGGTTGGCCTTCAGGTGGCGCGTCCTTCGTCATCCACAGATGTGTTCTGCTGATTTCGTTGTATTTTGATGGCAGCGGATCGATCTGTTCCGTCGTCTCCATGTATTATGCAGGGTATAATTCTCTGTTCCATTTGTGACTCCAAACACTGTCCAAGTTTTCTGAAGACTTGAGAGAAGAATAAATATATAATGCGGATTACCATTTTTTCATCAAGATATTTCCTTCCCTTCCGGTTTTATGGTTTTGTGTAGAATTTTGCGGTCTCGAggcattttcttcatttcttgtaCATTGGCCGGCAATTGTGGCTACAACTTGCACGCTCACCGAGTGGTTCTCTCATCCTTTGAATGCCCAAGTGAGGGCTCGCTTTTAAGTACTTATTGAGTTTTGACTGAGTGCTCTTGACGACAACATTTCTTGAATCAATCCTTGGTGAAAAATgtgcttttagtcattttaaatgtAGTTCCAAACGATCCTTACTCATAAACATTACGAATGTCAATCATGCTGCCGATGGAGTGCTTTCGACAAATTTAAGGTGATTGAAGGCAAAGACGTCAGATCAGATCAGAGATGGAAAGCTCGCGAACATGGAATAAATATTTCTCCATCCATCCCTCTTCCCAACttcctgtattttttttttttttccataaaataCAACAAATACAAGATGCTCCTGCTTCTGCTGCAACATTACAACCacctaataaattaaaaaaaacaaaagcattttacccaaaaaacaagagaaaaagaaatagaCGGGTACTTCTAAACCGTCCGTTTTTGCCTATCATGTCGCTGACTGCATCGAACCAACATCAACCAAAAACTATTATACATGGCGCAGCAAATAAACAATTTGCCACTGAGGGAGCGCCAATGGCCAGGCCCAGCCCCCCCTGCAACCGTCTACTACCTGCCTATATCCCCTTGGTTCCCTCTCCACGACTCTTCCTCCCCGACAATGCTCCCCACCTGCCCCCCGTACTGCTCGGTTTTTGCATAGTGCATTCTAATGGCAGCCACGGGATCTGATACCCCCGTGCATGGACCCCCTACAAGGATCCCTCCCCTGGCCATGACATTCATCCCGACGATCGCCCTCCCTTGCTGCTGTAAGCTCGTGATTGCATCCAACCCATTTCGTCTTGGAATATCAAACATGTCTTGCCGCTGCTGCTTCACATCTACTGTAAATGGTTGCACTTTGGCACCACCATCCCGACCCCTGCTAAACACCGGATAATCAACAACTCCATTGCTACCATTAATCTCCATGCCAGGAAAAATTGACACGCCATTTATACTCCCATCGCTGGTCTTCACAACCGCCTGCAGTGGCTGCTGTTCCATTTGGGAAGAGGATGTAGGAAAGTTGCTAAATGCTGCAGGGTACTTGGCCAGCAAGATAGCTGAGTCAGGAAAAGATGAAAAACCAGTTCGCACTTTATTCCCTTCCCAAAACCCGCCATAACTTCTCCTGGGAACATTCTCGAGGCCCAAATAACTACCACAATCAAACTTCAGTAGGGGAGAACTCCCGTCAGCACTGTGATGCCCGGTGAACTTTAAGTTAGATGCCTTGTTGCTTAATTGATGGTTATGCGCTCCCTCTTCATTCTCATGGATGCTGGAAGTTGACTTGGATGGGTTGCTAAGTATCTTACCAAATAGTTTCACATCACCATTCCTGCTTGGTTTATCTGAATCTGACGAACTCCATGAATGGGCTTTTCGAGAGTCGCCTGGTTGTTCTACCTTTAGGGGCACAGGAGGAAAATCAACCTCAGAACATGGAGGCGTACAATTCCCAAATTGAAGAAAGCCATCTTGTGTCATATAATGCCCATTGATATTTCTGTCTGGCTTAGCTTCAGATAAATTACCACAACTTATATCCCCGTTTGTCTCTTTCTTGGTTGCTATTTGCAATGGATAGCCTCTGATAACTTGCGAAGGTTCGACATTTGTGTATACCGGAAAACCTGACAAGTGCTTGCTACTATCATCCTCACCAACAGATTTAGAACACTGATGATCTCTACCCTCCTGCAGATCCGGGGTTGATGACAACCTATCTTGGTCAAGGGATTTCTCGCATTCAATGGCAGCAGAATCTTGTCCCGCTGTATCTGCAGTCGCAAGAGGATTCACAAGTGGCAATGAGATGACTGAAGGCTTTTGCACAGAATTCAGCTCAACAGAAACTTCATACAGGTACTCAGGGTTAAGACCTGAACAAGAACCATCGGTTGCCTGGTCAGAAGCATTGCCACACAAATCGTGTACTGAAACTGGTATGTGACATCCACTTTTACCTCTATTGGTTCTTTCATCTCCCCCCTCCAATTCCTTTCCAAATCGATCAAAAGAATTTTGACCCACCAATTTTTCCCCAACCATACATTCAGGATTAGGTGTGTCAGAGTTGATTCCCTCACCAACAGGTAGTGATTCTGCAACCAAAATTCCGTTTTCAGTCACATTACCTCCCATAGCACCGGAATCCATGATATCAGTGTCATCACCAAAAGCAAGAAATTTGAGAGGCTTACCATCTCCATGATCTACTTCTGCCATCGCATTGTTTTCCTCTGGTCTGAGTGGGCTTGTTTGCAATTTCATGCTCTCCGCAGGATCAGCTTCATCGTCATTCATGTTTGTGACAGATGACGGCAAGTCCTCGTTCATGTTACAGCCTGACTTGTCACTGGAAATACCCGAACCGGTTTCCAGATCACAGGCATCTTCAGCGTCACTCCCACCTCCATTAGCATCATCACCAAGAGATGTTCCATTTCCAGGCCGCGGATGCACTAAATCAAGGCCAAGGCACTTCCGAGCCTTGCTAAAGAAAACCTTGCATTGATGCTCAGACCTTGATCTAATGCATCGCGAGATCATAGCAAAATCCTTTCCATAGGATGACACTGCCTGAATAAAGCTAGACTTCTCCTCGTCTGTCCAGTCAGAAGGATCCATTTCTCCACAACTTTCGTCTGAGCAAGTCTCATCATCCACATTATGCATTACATCAGGTGTCAAAGGTCGCCTTACTACGGAATCCACTTTCTGGCACTTCCACTCCCGATAAGACTCAACAGGATCAATGGAACTAGTGATGCAAGAACTCACAGCCTCAGATGAAATCGAACCACATATACCTGCTAAAACATCAGCAGCAGCTGTTTCTCTTTTATTGCCAATAGTATCAAAACTGCAAGGCCTTTCAACCATGGTATCATCACCATGAGATGTATTGGTATTCTTGTACCCTCCCAAAATTAACCTTCTCGAATATGTCTGTCGATTTCTTGTACTACTTTCAGCATGAGCTGCAATTGCTGAAGCAGCACCCAAAATATCAAGGGAAGCAGCATGCATCTCACGATTCCACTTTTTCTCATTTGAAATTAAGTAGGTATTGGCCGAGGACTTTTCTTGTTTAGCCATATCAGGTTTCTTCTTTGCTTTCTTAAAGCAATCAGACTTGTGGTTTTTGTAGTAAAACTCAACACAGTCAGCAGTCGTCTTGTGATCAAGAAACGAAGCAATTTTCCTGAAATCCTTCCCATAGATGGTTAGCTTTTGGATGAAAAGTTCTTTCTCTTCTGGCTTCCATGGGTTCATCAAAGCCCTTTCATTCTCAACAGCACAGGGATCT is a window from the Pyrus communis chromosome 16, drPyrComm1.1, whole genome shotgun sequence genome containing:
- the LOC137720876 gene encoding uncharacterized protein isoform X2, which gives rise to MPPEPLPWDRKDFFKERKHERSESLGSVARWRDSPHHAPRDFNRWPSGDFRRPPGHGKQGASHVFSDDSGHGCGSSRSGDKMLEDESFRPSFSRGDGRYGRNSRDNRGPPYSQRESKGHSWDARSGSPNMPGRPNHNEQKSQDDMLTYSSHQLSDFGSTWDRIQKDQLDRMGGSTGLGAGQKCERENSLGSIDWKPLKWTRSGSLSSRVSGFSHLSSSKSMGPVDSNEAMVDSQPKNATPVQSPSGEATTGVTSAASSEETTSRKKPRLGWGEGLAKYEKKKVEVPDASMNNDGAVCSVGNTEPAHSLSSSLPDKSPRVTIFLDCASPATPSSVVCSSSPGVEEKSFSKAVNIDNDIRNICGSPGHMSQSHHEGFSFQLEKLDSNSIVNLDSSLLELLQSDDPSSVDSSIRRPTALNKLLIWKGEISKVLEVTESEIDSLENELKALNSDSGGSCPHPATSSSLPVEDKDKSCKEHVTNLITLPTALQIHSSGDTDVQKMCVDNRDQVEFCGIVNDEDIDSPGTATSKFVESLPLVSSSDMMNQTGCSEDWDPIQTTIGEGTCSVPSRCTEKTDPSTCGNSSMLLDKEIVAPACGVVDKLSDSIFSANKEFASRASDIFSKLLPKEQYEVDPSGVSVPSSWKNDPLIKEKFAKRKQHLRFMERVVTLKFKAFQHLWKEDMHLLSMRKYRSKSHKNIELSLRATNNGHQKHRSSIRSRFSTPGSLNLVPTTETINFTNKLLSDSQVKLYRNSLKMPALILDKKEKMATRFVSSNGLVEDPCAVENERALMNPWKPEEKELFIQKLTIYGKDFRKIASFLDHKTTADCVEFYYKNHKSDCFKKAKKKPDMAKQEKSSANTYLISNEKKWNREMHAASLDILGAASAIAAHAESSTRNRQTYSRRLILGGYKNTNTSHGDDTMVERPCSFDTIGNKRETAAADVLAGICGSISSEAVSSCITSSIDPVESYREWKCQKVDSVVRRPLTPDVMHNVDDETCSDESCGEMDPSDWTDEEKSSFIQAVSSYGKDFAMISRCIRSRSEHQCKVFFSKARKCLGLDLVHPRPGNGTSLGDDANGGGSDAEDACDLETGSGISSDKSGCNMNEDLPSSVTNMNDDEADPAESMKLQTSPLRPEENNAMAEVDHGDGKPLKFLAFGDDTDIMDSGAMGGNVTENGILVAESLPVGEGINSDTPNPECMVGEKLVGQNSFDRFGKELEGGDERTNRGKSGCHIPVSVHDLCGNASDQATDGSCSGLNPEYLYEVSVELNSVQKPSVISLPLVNPLATADTAGQDSAAIECEKSLDQDRLSSTPDLQEGRDHQCSKSVGEDDSSKHLSGFPVYTNVEPSQVIRGYPLQIATKKETNGDISCGNLSEAKPDRNINGHYMTQDGFLQFGNCTPPCSEVDFPPVPLKVEQPGDSRKAHSWSSSDSDKPSRNGDVKLFGKILSNPSKSTSSIHENEEGAHNHQLSNKASNLKFTGHHSADGSSPLLKFDCGSYLGLENVPRRSYGGFWEGNKVRTGFSSFPDSAILLAKYPAAFSNFPTSSSQMEQQPLQAVVKTSDGSINGVSIFPGMEINGSNGVVDYPVFSRGRDGGAKVQPFTVDVKQQRQDMFDIPRRNGLDAITSLQQQGRAIVGMNVMARGGILVGGPCTGVSDPVAAIRMHYAKTEQYGGQVGSIVGEEESWRGNQGDIGR